A single Fodinibius saliphilus DNA region contains:
- a CDS encoding uracil-DNA glycosylase — protein sequence MNSIDTLFDLLSDTPNGAFFNPWYQKDPQHDLNEQGPEIRRKQLQTYLKERIDTAKYLFIAEALGYQGGHFTGIAMTSERILLGHHKPVHGIPADGAFTAITPQRTSKPEIKEKGMSEPTATIMWKAIYQLGIDPYETVLWNALPWHPYDEDDGLLSNRTPTDNELEKGYPSLRAFLDIFPDGQLIAVGRKCEQSLDAFGIDSYTPVRHPANGGAPKFRRQMKELIKN from the coding sequence GAACGGTGCTTTTTTTAATCCCTGGTACCAAAAAGATCCACAGCATGACCTCAATGAACAGGGGCCTGAGATTCGCCGAAAACAACTTCAGACCTATCTCAAAGAACGAATTGATACCGCAAAGTATCTTTTCATTGCTGAAGCACTGGGGTATCAAGGAGGTCATTTTACGGGCATAGCAATGACTTCTGAACGTATTCTCTTGGGACATCATAAACCTGTGCACGGTATTCCGGCAGATGGGGCCTTTACCGCCATTACCCCACAACGTACCAGCAAGCCAGAAATCAAGGAAAAAGGGATGTCGGAGCCTACTGCTACTATCATGTGGAAAGCGATCTACCAGCTTGGTATTGATCCCTATGAAACAGTGCTTTGGAACGCCCTGCCGTGGCATCCGTATGATGAAGATGATGGTCTACTTAGCAACCGCACTCCTACCGACAATGAACTTGAGAAAGGATACCCATCGCTACGAGCTTTTCTGGATATTTTTCCCGATGGACAACTTATTGCAGTCGGCAGAAAGTGTGAGCAAAGTCTCGACGCTTTTGGCATTGATTCTTATACACCGGTACGACACCCTGCCAACGGTGGAGCTCCTAAATTTCGCCGCCAAATGAAAGAGTTAATTAAAAATTAG